The candidate division WOR-3 bacterium genome contains a region encoding:
- a CDS encoding PKD domain-containing protein, translating to MNARFFPVAFLILLFIHCVSKVNNPPDAPGKPNGPAYGYIDSVYKFSASTSDPDGDNVSIRFSWGDGDTSNWTDYIPSGSSFSVSHAFGDTGRYSVTAQAKDEDDAISNWSAAHTIRILVYGANNYPDAPVKPSGPSIGKPDSFYSFSTYAYDPDGDSISIRFSWGDGDTSGWSDYVANNTSVVDSHVWCSPGNYYIKAQAKDIHGALSPWSAIKSIAIVTNYPPNTPSTPTGPSTGFVDSVYLFSSTATDPEGDSISIRFSWGDGDTSAWSYYVYGGNPVHMYHSWQNPGTYYIKAQAKDGKGALSNWSGSKQITISSTTNHPPDKPLTPMGPTVGYVDSVYYYTSSAVDPDGDSIAIRFDWGDGTISEWSNYFTSGSSISLSHFWTYPGFYYISAQAKDKKGALSGWSDSLEIRIYW from the coding sequence ATGAATGCCCGATTTTTTCCTGTCGCTTTTCTTATCCTTTTGTTCATCCATTGTGTGAGTAAAGTAAATAATCCACCTGATGCACCCGGTAAACCTAATGGACCTGCCTATGGTTATATAGATTCGGTGTACAAATTTTCCGCCTCCACCAGTGACCCGGATGGTGATAATGTTTCCATTCGTTTTTCTTGGGGTGATGGTGATACTTCTAACTGGACCGATTATATTCCCAGCGGTAGTTCGTTCTCAGTTTCTCATGCATTTGGTGATACTGGAAGATATAGCGTTACTGCTCAGGCAAAAGATGAGGATGATGCAATTTCCAACTGGTCTGCAGCCCACACTATCCGAATCTTGGTTTACGGCGCTAATAACTACCCGGATGCCCCAGTAAAACCGTCAGGACCATCAATAGGCAAACCGGACAGTTTTTATTCATTTTCAACTTATGCCTATGACCCTGATGGTGATAGTATTTCTATCCGCTTTTCCTGGGGCGATGGCGATACATCAGGGTGGAGCGATTATGTGGCTAATAATACTTCAGTGGTCGATTCCCATGTCTGGTGTTCGCCAGGGAATTATTATATAAAAGCCCAAGCGAAAGATATCCATGGTGCACTCTCACCCTGGTCCGCAATAAAGAGCATTGCAATCGTAACCAATTATCCACCAAATACACCTTCAACGCCTACTGGACCATCAACTGGATTTGTAGATAGTGTATATCTATTTTCATCAACTGCAACCGACCCGGAAGGTGATAGTATTTCAATCCGGTTTTCCTGGGGTGATGGTGATACATCTGCCTGGAGTTATTATGTTTACGGTGGCAACCCGGTGCATATGTATCATTCCTGGCAAAATCCCGGTACTTATTACATCAAAGCACAGGCAAAGGATGGTAAAGGTGCTTTATCAAATTGGTCTGGCAGCAAACAAATTACAATTTCTTCAACAACAAATCATCCACCTGATAAGCCATTAACTCCAATGGGTCCTACAGTTGGTTATGTTGATTCTGTTTATTACTACACTTCATCTGCGGTTGACCCTGATGGTGATAGTATTGCGATAAGATTTGACTGGGGAGATGGGACGATTTCTGAATGGAGTAATTATTTTACGAGCGGTTCTTC